From Lucilia cuprina isolate Lc7/37 chromosome 4, ASM2204524v1, whole genome shotgun sequence:
TATATGTTAATTAGGTGTTGGCTAAAGACTTTAATTAgaataaaatcttttaacagaaaataaagGTAAAggaatcaaattttgtttttagtacaGCAGTTCAATTCAATATTCAACAAGAAAAATAAGGGATTAACAttccattttatataaaaaacgcaGTATTTATAGGCTGTAAATCATTAAGAATTTATATTACtagtttttgtataaacttaaagggttagttttttttaatatttaaaaagcttaataaaaacatttctaaaggCTTTTTGTACTTTAGAATATgcgttgtttgttttttgcatttaacaagttttttttgttaattttttttttaacaacatttaaacaatatttctgTAGAAATTTACAAACTTTGTTTAGTTTATGTTGAGTTCATTTAATCCGGTTCTGAAAAATAGTTTATCCACGTAGTTTTTATTTCGGTTTACAGCATTTTATGTTGAGTTGTGATTTATTgttgtttcaaaataaaaaaatgaattatgaagatatatttttttgtttttacactttatacatatgtagttgttgttatttgtgcTTAATAAAATCgtagttttatatgtttttttattaattctttaaaatttacttaaaaatgtaAATCGCAGTTTAATTTCTAAAGTTGCGTCGATGTGGGGAAAAGAagacaaaatacaaatatttttaataaatgggAAATTGTCggagtgtttattttttttataaataaaagcagagtatttaaaaattgcaaaattatagTTCGGCAATAAGCAGATTTATTGCTTTTTAAATACTCTTAATAAATAAGCATTTAAAATCTGTGTTTAAATGTCATTGAACCGCTATTAGAGTTCAGtatagtttcagttctagttaagttctagttaagttctagttaagttctagttcagttctaattcaattctagttcagttctagttctagttcagttctagttcagttctagttcagttctagttcagttctagttcagttctagttcagttctagtttagttctagttcagttctagttcagttctagttcagttctagttcagttctagttcagttcaagttcagttctagttcagttctagttcagttctagttcagttctagttcagttctagttcagttctagttcagttctagttcagttctagttcagttctagttcagttctagttcagttctagttcagttctagttcagttctaattcagttctagttcagttctagttcagttctagttcagttctagttcagttctagttcagttctagttcagttcaagttcagttctagttcagttctagttcagttctaattcagttctagttcatttctagttcagttctagtttagttcagttctagttctgttctagttcagttctagttcagttctagttcagttctagttcagttctagtttagttcagttctagttcagttctagttcagttctagttcagttctagttcagttctagttcagttctagttcagttctagttcagttctagttcagttctagttcagttctagttcagttctagttcagttctagttcagttctagttcagttctagttcagttctagttcagttctagttcagttctagttcagttctagttcagttctagttcagttctagttcagttctagttcagttctagttcagttctatttcagttctagttcagttctagttcagttcagttctagttcagttctagttgagttctagtttagttctagttcagttttagtttagttctagttcaattctagttcagttgtagttcagttctagtttagttctagttcagttgtagttcagttctagttcagttctagttcagttctagttcaattctagttaagttctacttcttcagttctagttcagttcagttgtagtttagttctagttcagttgtagtttagttttagttcagttgtagttcagttctagttcagttgtagttcagttgtagttcagttctagttctagttcagttctagttcagttctagttcaattctagttcagttctagttcagttctagttcagttctagttcagttctagttcagttctagttcagttctagttcagttctagttcagttctagttcagttctagttcagttctagttcagttctagttcagttctagttcagttctagttcagttctagttcagttctagttcagttctagttcagttctagttcagttctagttcagttctagttcagttctagttcagttctagttcagttctagttcagttctagttcagttctagttcagttccagttcagttctagttcagttctagttcagttctagtccagttctagttcagttctagttctagctcagttccagTTCTCAGTACTAGTTATGTTCCAAGTTCAGTCTATTCTTGTTTGGTTTTTGTCACaattatttttaccaaatttcttTGGATCAATTGTTTAAATGATCGATTGAGAAGGTACATAATTCTTAAAAGTAATAAAGTCCTTAGAATTTAAACACAGATGTATATGTTTTACATTatgcttaatatttaaaatactttatatcTATTGTGTAAATTTGTGTAATGattagaaacaaaacaaaagaaaaacatgctaaaaataacacaaaaacatGCAGTGAatgcaaaaagaaaacatacatGATGAATgtgataaaattataaaatgttaagaaaatttataaaatttagaatagCTTAAGCTTAGtagtatttaaaatgaaaaaaattatgtgttAACTAAAGAGAGACATAACTCTAGACgataataacacacaaaaagtTAACCTCTCTTTAGTTAGTACATagcatttacaaattttaaatactattgaattttttttaataaaataaattaatgcatGGCTGgctaaataaagaaataatctAAATCAATAATGCAGTCAGTTCATAATTTGAGAAAAACAATTCCAgagttcttttgtttttaatatatgccTTAGGCTAAATTTAGTTGCAATCACATCACAACTGCATTAAGAAATTTCGAAACAATTAATCatcaattaaatttgaaaataattcctAGTTTTTAGCTTTAGAGAGAATTAGtagctttaatttaaaagaGAGACAGATAGAGAGTAGGTAAAATATAGTAGAATGTAAATATCAATCAAACGCAAAAATTCAtaacaagtttattttttttaaattcttaataaatccTTTAGCAAGGATTTTAAATAGATAccttgttttttctttgttacttctataaaacaaaattttaaattttgtaataaatttttacaaaatcttgttttaatTATCGTAATTCTTCGTTACTGCTTGTGATAATTAGAGTTAATCAATCCTTAAGACATCTAATGTTTTCTTATGTATTTCGCTGTGTAGGTGTGTGTGagtgcttttttaaattttcttttttttttgttttttctctttttttttggtttgaatATGATTagagtaaaaattaaatgatgagATACGTAGTTTTTATACGGGGATACGTTGAtgatgataattttattttaactttaattgtttttttttttctttcaacaaaaTATTAGTGGTAAGtgcttttctttatattaaaatttatataaaattatagttaGAAATAAAgcgttgattttttttaagtttctttttttaaatataaaacctgattgttttttttttaaacttataattacaaaaattgttttttattttttgaagatttaaacaaaaagcctttattttctttatctattttataaacTCTTTTTACATTTTGCTGCTGTTGACGACGAAGTAATGtggtaatttgtttaaatttttattactttattaataGATCATTCATCATCAAAGGCtgctttttgtttagtttaacttcagtttgtttttaggtttttcttagaatttatacacatttctttaaatgtttagtttttttttagcttttaaatttaaaatctctcttttttatgtttagtttaattaaatatgcGACATTTgagtgtgtttgttgtttttttaggttttaatgattttttttttgtttttttttttttttttgattaaatattatttatttttcgtttttcaaaaacttttgttttaaaatgtttactgaACTCTTGTTGGATTTCTGTGAAGATTATTGAAAAATCTGAACTGCAGACGTAACTCAAGATCTTTTCTTACtgtaaacaagaaataaatgagagagagaaagaaagaaataaaacataaaacatttatataaaataacaaaaaaaaaaatcaaataattaaaatgaattaattattttaaatgataaactaaaacagaaaaataaaaacacaagtaTTATATGAATTGGGAAAGAATAAAGAGAAACATATTGGTGTGGTACGGATACAAAACATCAGTTATGGTAAAGGTAAAGAGAGAACTACAAAAAGATCCcacataaaataataagaacacaagttttaatatttgaagGTAATTGTATCAGGTGTTTAGAAAGTGCCTTAAAAGTCAAAGTGCTTTAAAGGCTGAGTAACAAATGGTGATATATAAGGAGTTTCCAAAAGTATGATATAAGAAAGTTGTGTTTGATTCTATGGGAGTAAATATACTATAagcaaaatcttaaaactatcTAACAAgtacatattttcaattatacccattcttatagaaaaatcatTAACCTTGTCATACTTTTGTAAATTATTGATAGAACTATTTAAAACTCGGGAGAGTGttgtaactttaaaaaaaattaaacagtaaATACCCTGCAGAAATGATTGGAGTACAGGATCCATTTATGTAATCCAAAAACTACTCCCttgtaaacatattaaaattacgcaaatttatattgaaattttacatatttgaaaaatattatccaAATGGTTATTCCAATTTGTTAAATCTAAACCAGCCTCGATTCCAGCTCGAgcgtttgtttattttacttctatatttttttgcttttttctcatttttatactttgtatgaaaaattttcggttttggggagttgttgttgttgtaacagctcgactgtggccgatagttctttcctggggaaaaaaattttcggttgatacagttgtcgctgggttgacaatctttggccgagtatgactcgggtcgttccggagcgaagatccaattgtcgtgggaacgctTTTTGGGAAGTAATGAGTTTCCCTTTCGACCCTCCCCCCGTGGATGCGCTTCTGATCTAAACCCAGTAGACGACCTGCATCTAACAGCTGTGTCCAAAGCGAAAAAGTTTTCAGCTGAGTTGGATTTGTCCTGCAGTTGAAAAGGAGTTGAGCATTGCCTGAGTCTGTGTCAGACCTTAAATGGTGTCGTTTATTCTCGACCCGTACTAGTTTAAACCAGTGCACCATTCCGATCTAAGTTGTGCTAATACAACTTTAGTACGACAGGGTAGGTTTCGTTGCTCGTTTGCAAAGGGTGTGGGACGACCTTCAAGTATTATACAATTGCGGGGGAATTAATGGTATTTAAAGCTGTCTTGGATGTCGCTCTCATACAGACGAAGGTTTCTCCTGAGATACCTCAGGGGGGAGTTGTGGTTGTTCTTACCGTTAGATGGTTGTTGGAGTGAACTGCTTTGACAGCACGATGTTGTGTTTTATGACTGAAAGCATCTTTGTCACGTCATTCAGGTGTTTTTCAGATGTAATTCAGACAAACCGTGGTTGTTGTTCGTTGTCCGAGTCGTTCCGCTGCGAAGAACCTAATGTTGTGGGAATCGGATCCGTTAAGTAGTTATATGTAGACCAGGCATATTTATCTATATTTCTAACAGCTATTGACCATAGCCTACATTATATGTTGCCTATAATTTAAATAAGGGAGTAATTTTGGTATCAATTCGATGTAATGCTTGGATGGATTAGCTGGTCCTCTTTTTGAACATTACAATCTTAAATGGAGTATGATTTTCtccattttcattatttttgaaCCAGTCTCCATTTTTGCAGAGTAACtagatttttaaactatttatcaACTATTTTGTAAGAAGGATGCAAGATGACATGGATACCGGGTTCTAAATTGCTGACATTgacataataaattatttcaccCAACTATCTGATGATGACTGTATTGTTTTCTATGCGGAGACCTTGGATGCTTTGGGATCTCGGCTATGACGTGACAATTTTTATCGATAGTTATGAAAGTCATATAAACATCAGTCATTAAGCTCCCTCCATTTaagctttattttcttttcaacatCCGATATAGTTAgagaagtatatatatatattaacttCATAGAATCTAATAATGACCTGGTAGTCGGTATAACAATGTACCTTAAGCAAAAGCAAACACCAAAGTCGAAGAAACAGAAACAAACTCATTAACTGTAGTGGTACAGTGAAATGTTTTCTGCTAACACAGTCAGTCGCAGTGTAAATTTCAAATGATCGTTGTTGCTTACAGCATTTCTCAGCTGTTGAAGTTTTTCTTATGCTTTTTCTGTGTTTATTTGCAGCGCTTTTTTACTTTGTAAAGAACTGCTTAATGTTTTTATAAGCTGTTCTCGTAGTTAAGCAAAAACAAACCCTGGTTATGACatctatatttaataataaccaTTGTAAATtagttgatttttaataaactttttataaactgCAACTAAACAAAGTTGcgcaaatttttaagattttgcttattttttatattttttaaatgtttccataaaatgtaaatgtttttttagattttaagtttgataaaattgtaaaaaaaaacatataaacttAACAACATCCCTGTCAAATATGAGTGTGAAAAGtgtgtcaaagttatttacaagaaaaaaaacgaaaatcatataaatgaattaaatattttaatgaaatgatgAATGAAGGCCACCTTACATGACActgaaaaaaaacatgattgatGACAACAAAAGCccaaaaaaacaccaaaatgaAGATGATAATGAAGATTTTCACATgatgttaaagttaaaaaaaaaaacaaatatttaacatcataggaaaaacaaaactaatgttaagaaaaaaatattaagtaataaaatatatataaaatcatctgaaaaattaaatacaaaataaactataataaGGCAAATGTATATGTACAAGAGATATGTATATATTGGTCGgcaaagaaaaaagttaaaatgataaattaaacaaaaaaaaactatacgaAACGAACGAAAGAACATTGACTGTAATAAACGGTTAAAGGGTGTGGTATAGTAGTGGATATACAATTTCTTGGTAAGAACAGAAaggaaaatagaaaaacatctaagcttttatacaaataagtgtatgtgtgttgtTGTAGTTAGAACGCTGTATATATTCCTATCAGCTGGAGGTGTATACTGTTTGTTTATGTAATTTGTACAGGAATGTAGTTTTATATTCAGTGGTGTATTTCGCTTGACATATTTAGATGACTGACTGTatatctttagttttttttttttagctgaTAAACTAACTCACGTATGGGATTTATAGCTGGTTAAATCTTCATTATAAGCTGGCATATCATTCAAATTGGCAGCATTACTATTCGACCTCATAGATGTTGATGACGATGAAGAAGAAATTAAACGATTACTTTGATCTTCTTCGTAATCAAAATCATAATCAAATACATTATTACCGCCACCACGGATAACCATATTATCCGGATCGACCTCAACCTCATAATCCTCCTGTGGAGGTTGGGGTGATGGTGAGGGAGATGGTGTTAGGGCACCACCTCTAATTACCATATTATCAGGGTCAACCTCAACATCATAATCGATACGCGGTATGGGCGAAGGTGAAGGCGATGGTGTTACCGATGGTGGAGCTATATACTCCACACCAATGTTAGCCGGTGGTAAAATAAGTTTTGGCAAGTTGGGTTTCAACTTTTGTACACGTACAACTATTTGTAGTTTaaagaagtttaaaatttgttgcgtgatgatgtattattatttagacAAACATTGGTttggaattttttgatttttgagattattttgatttttttttttttttttggttaatttacACGTGTTACAAATAgttatgttgatttttttatattacaagaaataacaaataataaaaaaattaattaatgatattaagttaattattttaaattatctaaaaaatacatattaaaaaaaacttaacgcaacaaaaaaacaattggaTAAAATATTACAGGACATATGTGAGTTTAGATTGTTTaagaaagagagaaaaataataacaaaacgaCTATTATTATTGTATGAGTATTAATCGAAACTAGTAAAAACAACAGGATCAACTATCTcaactacaaataaatttaaatgtaatgaaaaaaagggaattttatatataatgttttataaaaaaaaatacaaaaactatggGATGAGATTAATGTAAACAGAAAGTGAGAAAAGCCATGTAAACTTTTAACAGTTTAATGTGgtttataatacaaattaagagttttttatgttttgtaacACGTCAACGAAAAGTCcctttatcttttttatttaaaactatatattttttataaaatatttaaatatttaactgtttagatttatttttatagaaatatataacaataaacaaatttaacttttaacacTTAAGATTTTACTTGCAACAAGAacacattatatttttcttttggacGAAGACTTTTACTTTCACCacgatttttttatgtttgttttattcaCCATAAGACGCTCATAAAACGCTTAGTAATCCATTAAGAGGGgttatttaacataattgttTATTACCTGTTAACCGCCAAAGAGTTTCATTTTCTGTTTTGCATAGGATGTTTTTAACAGATTTgtcaaaagaaatttaaaatttagaactAGATTTCgatgaattttgaaatatagttaaatgaactagaactgaactaatactgaactagaactaaacttaaactgaactagacttgaactagaactgaattagaactgaactagaactgaaatagaactgaaatagaactgaaccagaactgcactagaactgaactaaaactgaactagaactgaactagaactgaactagaactgaactagaactgaactagaactgaactagaactgaactagaactgaactagaactgaactagaactgaactagaactgaactagaactgaactagaactgaactagaaatgaactagaatcgaactagaactgaattagaactgaactagaactgaacagaaacTTAACTAGAAATGTATCTAAACTGTATTATaagtgtaaatttattttttgcatttaattcaaCAGCTTTGACGACCAGTATTTTTGGAACTACCACAAGTATAAAACTCGAAAGTTTCGCATAAAAGTCTTAGgtcataaaaaaagaataacttttaaaattcgaaCAAAATAGGAAAAGAATATCCTATCATagaataaaatgaaagaaacttgaataaatattgaatatataattgtaatttatgtgataaattttaaatttctttttcatcTGTATCCTTTGAACTCTTTGTTATAACTAAAGCATCCGTAACAGTGAGTGTTGGTGATTGCTGCTGTAATGGAGCATTGAAACATGTCGATGACAATGATAAATTGTTGCTGACATTATTTGCATTTGAATCGAAGTTATGCATATGATTATTACAAATGCTATTGCCAATGTTAGCATTAGtaatactattattattattattatttttatgatttgatgataaattattaacaacaacacTTGTTGTAGCTATATCAGcagtttttgcataaaatttctCCTTTACATCATATGCTTCAATGGATGATAATGTAGCTGATAATGCTGTTGGTGGTGATGGCTGAGATGATGATGTTGCAACGTTATCATTTACATTTGTatcaaaagttgtttttttgccattgttattattaatattgcCGAACGGagtattatgatcattatttacattattatgATTCtcattatgtaataaatttgcATTAGATGATGAAGTTGCTAATTCAACCATTTgaattttatcattttcaaaTGCAGCTGATTGTTGAGTTAATGTTGGTTGAATTGATTGTAATGGTGGTGGTGATGATGAAGATTTAACTAAATCTGTATCACTTTCACCTAAATTTTTGAATAGATAATTGTAATAGCTGAAGtttgtagtttaaaaaaattctaacaaagtAACAGGGGAAACTTAAAGTAAATCTAAGGGAATTTAACATCACACCTAGAGAAATCCTTGAAAGAAAACCACAATAAGCCAACGTTGATTGACACCTTTATAAAGTtcataagttttttttggaggggaaatatataataataagaaaataacataaaattgtaCTTACTTCTGTCAATATTACGTTGCAAATGTGCAGCAACTCTATGACGGGCATCATTGAATTCAAGATGAAGACCCAGTCTAAGCAGTGATGTGTTCTTTTCCACTAAATCCGTGATTTCCATTTCAATTTTATTGCCCAAAACTTGTGATCGCTTTTAAATGTCATATATAAGAATtaattaaagattaaaaaaaatatgaaacaaaaagaaacttaCCTGATTAGAAGCTCTGAATTCTTCAATGGTGCGACATTTAAGGAGGGCTTTAACTAATTTTACTATAACAGGTGGGCTTATGAAATTTGTTTCGACATTTAATACTCTCAAGGTTTTGCTTTTCTCAATGGCCTCGGCCAATAATAAAGCAGTCTTATCGGTTAGACCCACATTTGTCAAAGACAAAACTTCCAAATGTTCATTTTGAGGCAGTGCTTCAATTAATTGCTCCAATTTCTCATCagaaatgttctataaaataaaaattttcttaatttattttgaactcGTTAGaactaaagttattttttttttgcgatcCATTGTGATTCACTTAATCGAGggaaatatatagatttaatttGGAATAATCAGTTGATATGCCAATTGAGTAGTTCATAGACTTAGAAAAATAATAGATAAAAAGTGGTATGAACAAGAATGATCTCTGAAAGTTCCGGCAAAGTTTTATCTTGCAGACgtttctataatctagtcagtAAACTAGGCCACAGATTAATCCATAGATTAGTCCTTAGACCTTTACGAAGATTAGTTCAAAGACTATTACGAAGATTAATTCAAAGCTTTTCCATACAACAGTTGATATACTAATTCATAGACAACCACAGACCAGTTAATGGAATCTTTCAtagatattaataaatttatagccAGACTTGTTGAATccgattttttcaaaaaataacccTTAAACTCaccttaatattatttaaattcagTTCGATCAATTTAGAATCATCTTCCTTAACACGTTTAATCGATTCATCGACATCTGTATTATTAGGTGGATCCATGGGATAAACTTTTTGTTGTGTAGACTTTGTGATGCCATCCCAACCCAAACCAACTGGTTGACCTTTGTTCAACAATGAGGCATGATATTGATCTTGATTCATCATCGAATGGAAACCCAAAATGGCAGCCAAATCAATAATTTCCTCTTGTGTAGCATCACTCAAAGCCTGCTCATACTCTTCACCCATATCGATGGCAATCTTTTCCTCAGCTTCCATTTCACGTACATCCCGTGGTGGTGGTACCCATTTTTTACCACGTACCGTACCCTTAACATAGGGTTCAAATTCGGGTTCATCGGGTGTTTCTATGGCCTGTTTGTTAATATGTTCAATAAGCTTTTTACGATTCAAGGGACCGGTAGATTCCTTAGTGCATTCATAACTGCAACGTTGATCTGGTGGCAAGAAGGAATCCTGCGaaaaattgaacaaataaaatttagcattttgaaattttaaaaattaaagctaTAATTGTACAATTCATAATCAGTGTCGTGTCATTGTATCGTAGTAAGTCGTAAAATAACGATACAAAGCTACGACACCGTTTGTGAATTGacaattgtttaaaacttaCATCAGGATCAACTTCTTTGgccaaaatattaatttcttcaGGTGATAATTGTGCCAATAAGGCTTCAACATCTACTTCATCATATTCACTTAAATCTTTGCCATACAACTTGGCGGGTGTAGttaatgttgtagtttttgtggTTGATGAAgtctgtaaacaaaaaaaaaataaataaaacaaatatttaataaacaatataaaaaataaaataaaaatttaaatcagtACTTTTCTTAGGGCAAAATTAGTGGGTGGCTGAGGAGCTTTTCTTTTAACTTGGGGCACAGGACGTAATTTTATTCTTTGAAATTCTGGTATATCACTACTGCTAGTAGTCTTCTTATTATTctccatattaatttaaatgctatttattttatatatattttttaatctcagttaaatttaatattacttGTTTACAGCACtaggaaaataaaactaaactgtaGTTATACTTTGCCCAAAGGTCaagcttaaaaaaaacacagttCCGTCATATTTcccaaataagaaaatattgtgCGGGTAATAATTGCAAAATGTTGAAAtgcgaaattaaaaaaaaaatcaataaaaataatttacacaaaatccaattatgcaaaattgtttaaaaataactattgaataaacactaattttaacatttaaacacaaattctGCTCATTGCTTACCATATCTACTTGTAGTATTTatagttaacaaaaaaaattaaaaaaaagaaacaattattgccacactttaaaattattagacGTTAGAGAGTTAGTTTGTGGTTACAAGCTGTTGTTTAAGCTTTACAACTGCAACTGATTTCTGAAATCAAACTCAAACTAAGTTGAGCTCTTAACTTATACGAAAAAAACGACAGTTTAAAAGCCATACAGACGGACTGACAAACAGTCTGTAACTACGACGGACTTTTGGGCAAAACCTCAAatgcataaatacatataataaaatcaaatagaagtttttttataaagaaaaccataaaataagagaaaaaggttttaaagctaattttgtttttcttctttcatttttcatttcattaccCATGTCAGTTGGTCAACAATGAATATTAAACTGTGTAACACAATCCAGTACGAGTTATAAAACTACGGCGGCATATACGAAATTTAAATACCCAactataaaattagaaaatttagctataaaaagtaattatcaCACCCATCTAGGTAATTAATGGGCATTGTTTTTGGAAGGGAAATTTAGATTgttaagatttaattttaagattgattaaatgaaatttaaaaaataaaaagtttttacatattaaattcTCTTTAAGAAACACCTAAAAATCAAATAcattaaaaggtttttttggAATACATTAATATCGAAAGCATAGCTCTCTTTACATACATATGGTCTTTCGAGTAtcattcttaaaatatatatgtatattccctatgtatgtatatttatgtacactgaaaataatccatgctcaactttacgaaaaaaaatttcgtaacttctattttcgtaatatttacaaaattttcgggtataatacgaaatattatttaagaaaacccttttctatttttaccaaAGTACGAAaatctt
This genomic window contains:
- the LOC111681032 gene encoding tropomodulin isoform X6, which produces MTSSTTKTTTLTTPAKLYGKDLSEYDEVDVEALLAQLSPEEINILAKEVDPDDSFLPPDQRCSYECTKESTGPLNRKKLIEHINKQAIETPDEPEFEPYVKGTVRGKKWVPPPRDVREMEAEEKIAIDMGEEYEQALSDATQEEIIDLAAILGFHSMMNQDQYHASLLNKGQPVGLGWDGITKSTQQKVYPMDPPNNTDVDESIKRVKEDDSKLIELNLNNIKNISDEKLEQLIEALPQNEHLEVLSLTNVGLTDKTALLLAEAIEKSKTLRVLNVETNFISPPVIVKLVKALLKCRTIEEFRASNQRSQVLGNKIEMEITDLVEKNTSLLRLGLHLEFNDARHRVAAHLQRNIDRSESDTDLVKSSSSPPPLQSIQPTLTQQSAAFENDKIQMVELATSSSNANLLHNENHNNVNNDHNTPFGNINNNNGKKTTFDTNVNDNVATSSSQPSPPTALSATLSSIEAYDVKEKFYAKTADIATTSVVVNNLSSNHKNNNNNNSITNANIGNSICNNHMHNFDSNANNVSNNLSLSSTCFNAPLQQQSPTLTVTDALVITKSSKDTDEKEI
- the LOC111681032 gene encoding tropomodulin isoform X9, coding for MSEMEDVMATEEQTPSTENPAAEPADESTKKTELVDETMEIIPGEQIVTEGVDEDGDEVEEVTQVTRKVVKRTMKITETSSTTKTTTLTTPAKLYGKDLSEYDEVDVEALLAQLSPEEINILAKEVDPDDSFLPPDQRCSYECTKESTGPLNRKKLIEHINKQAIETPDEPEFEPYVKGTVRGKKWVPPPRDVREMEAEEKIAIDMGEEYEQALSDATQEEIIDLAAILGFHSMMNQDQYHASLLNKGQPVGLGWDGITKSTQQKVYPMDPPNNTDVDESIKRVKEDDSKLIELNLNNIKNISDEKLEQLIEALPQNEHLEVLSLTNVGLTDKTALLLAEAIEKSKTLRVLNVETNFISPPVIVKLVKALLKCRTIEEFRASNQRSQVLGNKIEMEITDLVEKNTSLLRLGLHLEFNDARHRVAAHLQRNIDRIRVQRLNQRK
- the LOC111681032 gene encoding tropomodulin isoform X8, with product MSEMEDVMATEEQTPSTENPAAEPADESTKKTELVDETMEIIPGEQIVTEGVDEDGDEVEEVTQVTRKVVKRTMKITETSSTTKTTTLTTPAKLYGKDLSEYDEVDVEALLAQLSPEEINILAKEVDPDDSFLPPDQRCSYECTKESTGPLNRKKLIEHINKQAIETPDEPEFEPYVKGTVRGKKWVPPPRDVREMEAEEKIAIDMGEEYEQALSDATQEEIIDLAAILGFHSMMNQDQYHASLLNKGQPVGLGWDGITKSTQQKVYPMDPPNNTDVDESIKRVKEDDSKLIELNLNNIKNISDEKLEQLIEALPQNEHLEVLSLTNVGLTDKTALLLAEAIEKSKTLRVLNVETNFISPPVIVKLVKALLKCRTIEEFRASNQRSQVLGNKIEMEITDLVEKNTSLLRLGLHLEFNDARHRVAAHLQRNIDRTGRQRRMGHFGRNFTVGLWQ